A window of the Lagenorhynchus albirostris chromosome 1, mLagAlb1.1, whole genome shotgun sequence genome harbors these coding sequences:
- the BMP4 gene encoding bone morphogenetic protein 4 isoform X3, with translation MFGLRRRPQPSKSTVVPDYMRDLYRLQSGEEEGEQIHSIGLEYPERPASRANTVRSFHHEEHLENIPGTSENSAFRFLFNLSSIPENEVISSAELRLFREQVDQGPDWEQGFHRINIYEVMKPPAEVVPGHLITRLLDTRLVHHNVTRWETFDVSPAVLRWTREKQPNYGLAIEVTHLHQTRTRQGQHVRISRSLPQGSGDWAQLRPLLVTFGHDGRGHALTRRRRAKRSPKHHPQRARKKNKNCRRHSLYVDFSDVGWNDWIVAPPGYQAFYCHGDCPFPLADHLNSTNHAIVQTLVNSVNSSIPKACCVPTELSAISMLYLDEYDKVVLKNYQEMVVEGCGCR, from the exons ATGTTCGGGCTGCGCCGCCGCCCGCAGCCTAGCAAGAGCACGGTCGTCCCGGATTACATGCGGGATCTTTACCGGCTTCagtctggggaggaggagggggagcagATCCACAGCATCGGTCTGGAGTATCCCGAGCGCCCCGCCAGTCGCGCCAACACCGTGAGGAGCTTCCACCACGAAG AACATCTGGAGAACATCCCAGGGACCAGCGAAAACTCTGCTTTTCGTTTCCTCTTTAACCTCAGCAGCATCCCAGAGAACGAGGTGATCTCGTCTGCAGAGCTTCGACTCTTCCGGGAGCAGGTGGACCAGGGCCCTGACTGGGAGCAGGGCTTTCATCGTATAAACATTTATGAGGTTATGAAGCCCCCGGCAGAAGTGGTGCCCGGGCACCTCATCACACGACTACTGGACACGAGACTGGTCCACCACAATGTGACACGGTGGGAAACTTTTGATGTGAGCCCTGCAGTCCTTCGCTGGACCCGGGAGAAGCAGCCCAATTATGGGCTGGCCATTGAGGTGACCCACCTCCATCAGACACGGACCCGCCAGGGCCAGCATGTCAGGATTAGCCGATCGTTACCTCAAGGGAGTGGGGATTGGGCCCAGCTCCGGCCTCTGCTGGTCACCTTTGGCCATGATGGCCGGGGACATGCCTTGACCCGACGCCGGAGGGCCAAGCGTAGCCCCAAGCATCACCCACAGAGGGCCCGGAAGAAGAATAAGAACTGCCGGCGCCACTCGCTCTATGTGGACTTCAGCGATGTGGGCTGGAATGACTGGATTGTGGCCCCACCAGGCTACCAGGCCTTCTACTGCCATGGAGACTGCCCCTTTCCACTGGCCGACCACCTCAACTCAACCAACCATGCCATTGTGCAGACCCTGGTCAACTCTGTCAATTCCAGTATCCCCAAAGCCTGTTGTGTTCCCACCGAACTGAGCGCCATCTCCATGCTGTACTTGGATGAGTATGACAAGGTGGTACTGAAAAATTATCAGGAGATGGTAGTAGAGGGCTGTGGGTGCCGCTGA